DNA from Rhizobacter sp. J219:
CGCCGCTAGGGCAAGTGCTAATGTGGCGCCATGAAGCTGCTTCTCATCGAAGACCAACTCGAGATCCAGACCACGCTCGAACGTGCGTTCAAGCGTCAGCACATCCACGTCACGATCTGCGGCGACGGTGCTCGCGCACTCGACCGCTGGCAGGCGAGCGTGCCCGACGTGGTGGTGCTCGACCTCACGCTGCCGGGCCTCGACGGGCTGGAGGTGCTCGCGCAAGCGCGCAAGGCCGGGCTCAAGACGCCCGTGCTGGTGCTCACCGCACGCGGCACGATCGGCGACCGCATCCTCGGCCTCGATACCGGCGCCGACGACTACCTGCCCAAGCCCTTCGACCTCGACGAACTCGAAGCCCGTGTGCGCGCCCTCGCCCGCCGCGCCGGCACGCCTTCCTCGTCTGCGGCCTCGCCGGCCGAAGGCGCGCCGCCCTTCCACGGCCTGAGCTGCGACGACGCGAGCGCCGCGGTCTACTTCCGCGGCGCGCCGCTCGACCTCACGCCGCGTGAGTCGGCGCTGCTGCGTGCCCTGCTGGCTCGCCCCGGCCACGCCGTCTCGAAGGAGCGGCTGTTCGAAGTGGTGTTCGCAGGCGAGCCCGACGTGCAATACGGCGCCATCGAAGTCATCGTCTACCGCCTGCGCAAGCGGCTGGTCGACACCGGCATGCAGGTCGTCAACCTGCGAGGGCTCGGCTACCTGCTCAAACCCGTGCCATGAAGAAGCTCTCGCTGCGCATGCAGCTGTTGATCGGCATCCTGCTGCCGCTCGTGGCGCTGATTGCGGTGAACACCGTGAGCCTGTACCTGCAGGCCTCCGGTTCGGCCCACATGGCCTACGACCGCACGCTGCTCGCGTCGGCCAAGCTGATCGGCGAATTCCTCTCGGTCGACGGCAGTGGCGCCGAGGCCCGGCTCCAGGCCGACGTGCCCTACGCCGCGCTCGAAGCCTTCGAGGCCGACCAGCGCAGCCGCATGGTCTACAAGGTCAGCGGCTTCTCGTCGGAACTGGTCTCGGGCTTCGACGAGCTGAAGACCTGGCAGGGCCCGCTGCCCGACGGCACGCCGTACAACGCGCTGGTGCATTTCTACGACGACACCTTCCGCGGCGAGGCGGTGCGGGTGGCGGTGCTGCTGCAGCCCGTGTCGTCGACGACGGCGCTGGGCATGGCCACCATCCAGGTCGCCGAGACACTCGAGCTGCGCGAGGCGCTGGCGCGGCGCATCCTGCTGTCCACGCTGTGGCGGCAGCTGGTGCTGGTCGGCATCATCGCGCTCGTGGTGGTGATCGTCGTCGAGCGGGCGACGAAGCCGATCCGCCGCGTCAGCTCAGACATCGTGCGCCGCACGGAGAACGACCTCACGCCGATCGCCGCGCACGACGCCACGCCCGAGCTGCTCCCGCTGCTCGACGCGACCAACCAGATGATGGGCCGCATGCAGCACCTGCTCGACCACCAGAAGCGCTTCGTGCGAGACACCTCGCACCAGCTGCGCACGCCGCTCGCGGTGCTCAAGGTGCAGGTGCAGTCGGCGCTGCGCGGCGACGTGGAGCCGGTGCAGGCGCTGCGCGAGATCAACCAGACGGTGGAGCGCGCCACCGTGCTCGCCAACCAGATGCTCGCCATAGCCAAGGCCGAGCAGCTGCGGCTGCAGGACCCGCGCGACGCCCCGGTGGTCGACTGGTCGGAGATCGTGCGTGCGGTCGCGCTTGACCTGTCGGCGCTCATCGGCGAGCGCCACCTCGATTTCGAGATCGAGACGCAGCCGGCGCCGATCCGCTCGCATGAATGGGCGCTGCGCGAACTCACCCGCAACCTGCTGCACAACGCCGCCAAGTACACGCCGGCCGAAGGCGTGCTGCGCGTGCGGCTGCACGCCGACGGCCGCCACGCGGCGCTCGTCATCAGCGATTCCGGGCCCGGCATTTCGCCGGAGCTGCGCACCAAGCTCTTCCAGCCGTTCGCCGCCGGCAGCGTCAACGGCGGCTCGGGGCTGGGGCTTGCGATCTGCCGCGAGATCGTCGACGTGCTCGGGGGCAGCATCGCGCTGGAGAACCGCTACGCCGCAGGCCGCATCGTCGGCCTGGACACGACCGTGAGACTCGCGCTGCACGAAAACCCTCCACCGGCGTGAGGCCGGTGGGGCTTGCGTTGTGGCGCGCCGCGCCTATACTGTTGTTTCATACAGTATTCGGAGCAGCCCCATGAACGCTCAACTTCGACAGAACTACCGCCCCGCCCGGCGGGTGCCCGCCTGGCTGGTGCAGCTGTGGCGCTGGCTCTGAGCCTGGCGCAGCACCCGGCCCCTCAGGCCGCCAGCATGCGCCGGATCGTCGCCACGATCTCGGCGCGCAGCTTGGTCTTCTGCACCTTGTCGTCGAGCAAGGCCTGCGCCGCCACGCCGCGCAGCATGCCCAGGATCATCACCGCCTGAGCTTCGGGGTCGAGGTCCTTGCGCATCTCGCCGCGCTCGATGCCCGCGCGGATCTGGTGGGCGAAGTACTTGCGCGAGGTGGCGGTGAAGCTGCGCATGTCTTCGAGCAGGCTGCCACCACCGACGATGGCCTCGGTGAGCATCACGTTGACCGCCCGCGAGATGGGGCTGCTGCCCGACAGGTACAGCTCCACGTTGGCGATGAGCGCCTCGAACCCCGGCGCGGGGTGCGTCTGCTGTTCGGCATCGATGAAACGCTGGCGCAGAGACTGCGCCACGACGCGGATGAACGCCTCGCGGCTGCCGTAGTGGTGCGACACCAGCCCCCGGCTGTAGCCCGCCATCTCGCCCACTTCGCTGAGCGTGAGGCCGCTCACCCCCTTGCGCCCGATCAGCTCGACGGCGCTGTCGAGCAGGCGTTGTTCGGCGTCTTGTTTGCGTTCTGTCTGGGTGCGGCGTCTTGGCGACGGAGCGGGCGTGCGCGGGGGCATGAGGAAAGCCGGAGTCTTGTTCTGATGGGCAGGAAGAATAACCGCAGGCCCCTTGCGCGCCGCGCTCAGCGCACTGCATTCAGCCTTCGGCGTGCGCCACCACCAGCTTGAGTGAACCTTCGAAATGCGGCTGCCGGCGCAGGTGGCCGTGGCGGCGGTCCCAGACGCCGCTGTCGAGGTCGCGTTGGAGTGTGGTGACGAAGCGCTGCACCACCTCGTCCGAGACGAAGCTCCAGGCCGAACATGCCTGGCGCGCGCCGGCGTCGAGCAGCCGCTCCGGGCGGCCGTAGTAGGCCTCGCCGAAGCCATCGCTGCACATCAGCGGGATCGGCACCGGCTGCACCTCGACCCGACCGCCGAGCAGCGCTGCGATCTCGTCGATGCGCGGGTAGCGGCGCGCTTCGACCTCGATCGCCTCGGGCGCGTAGTCCTGCAGCCAGAAGCGGTCGAGCTCATCGGGCGCGCAGCTCATCACCACGACCGGGCCGCGCGTCACCCGTCGCATCTCGCGCAGCCCGGCGCCGAGGTCGGCCCATTGGTGAACGGTGAAGGTGGCCATCGCGGCGTCGAAACTGCGGTCAGCAAACGGCAGCGACTCCGCCTGCGCGTCGACGGCCGCGGGCCACTGCGGCGGGCGTTGCGCGCGCATCGAAGCCGATGGCTCGACCGCGGTCACCGCCAGGTCGCGCGGCTCGTACGAGCCCGCGCCCGCGCCGACGTTGAGCACCGTCTTCGCGTCGCCCAGCGCACGCCGGATCAACGCGGCAATCTGCGGCTCCGGCTGTCGATACTGCGCGTAACCGCCACCGATGCGGCCGTAGTTCGCATCGCCTGCGCTGCCGTCCCCATGCCGCGTGGTCGCCATCCGTGCCTCCTGTGAGGCAGCCATCTTATGCACGGCCGTGGGAACGCTGATTGCCCAGCGAGGGCGATGCAGACAGAAGACCTCCAAAGAAAAGCATTCGTCACCCTGCTGGTCACCGTCTCGGTGGCGTTTCTCTGGGTGATCTTTCCGATGTTCGGCGCGGTGCTGTGGGGTGTCACCTTCGCCATCCTCTTCACGCCGCTGCACAACCGGCTGCAGCGCAGCCTGCGGTTCAGGCCGACCTGGGCGGCGGCGCTGACCACGCTGCTCGTGTTGCTGCTGGTGGTGCTGCCGGCGGTGCTGGTGTCGGGCATGGTGGTGCAGGAGGCGAGCACGCTGATCGAGAAGCTGCGCTCGGGAGAGATCGACCTCGCCGCCTACTACCGGCGGCTGATGGGCGCCCTGCCCGCCTGGGCCACGCGGCTCATCGAAGGTGCCGGTCTGGCCGACCTGTCGAGCGTGCAGGACCGGCTCAAGGAAAGCGCCGCCGGCGGCTCGCAGCCCATCGCACGGCGTCTGTGGGTCATGGGCCAGGGCACGCTCGATTTCGCCGTCAACTTCTTCGTGAT
Protein-coding regions in this window:
- a CDS encoding response regulator transcription factor → MKLLLIEDQLEIQTTLERAFKRQHIHVTICGDGARALDRWQASVPDVVVLDLTLPGLDGLEVLAQARKAGLKTPVLVLTARGTIGDRILGLDTGADDYLPKPFDLDELEARVRALARRAGTPSSSAASPAEGAPPFHGLSCDDASAAVYFRGAPLDLTPRESALLRALLARPGHAVSKERLFEVVFAGEPDVQYGAIEVIVYRLRKRLVDTGMQVVNLRGLGYLLKPVP
- a CDS encoding sensor histidine kinase, whose protein sequence is MKKLSLRMQLLIGILLPLVALIAVNTVSLYLQASGSAHMAYDRTLLASAKLIGEFLSVDGSGAEARLQADVPYAALEAFEADQRSRMVYKVSGFSSELVSGFDELKTWQGPLPDGTPYNALVHFYDDTFRGEAVRVAVLLQPVSSTTALGMATIQVAETLELREALARRILLSTLWRQLVLVGIIALVVVIVVERATKPIRRVSSDIVRRTENDLTPIAAHDATPELLPLLDATNQMMGRMQHLLDHQKRFVRDTSHQLRTPLAVLKVQVQSALRGDVEPVQALREINQTVERATVLANQMLAIAKAEQLRLQDPRDAPVVDWSEIVRAVALDLSALIGERHLDFEIETQPAPIRSHEWALRELTRNLLHNAAKYTPAEGVLRVRLHADGRHAALVISDSGPGISPELRTKLFQPFAAGSVNGGSGLGLAICREIVDVLGGSIALENRYAAGRIVGLDTTVRLALHENPPPA
- a CDS encoding TetR/AcrR family transcriptional regulator: MPPRTPAPSPRRRTQTERKQDAEQRLLDSAVELIGRKGVSGLTLSEVGEMAGYSRGLVSHHYGSREAFIRVVAQSLRQRFIDAEQQTHPAPGFEALIANVELYLSGSSPISRAVNVMLTEAIVGGGSLLEDMRSFTATSRKYFAHQIRAGIERGEMRKDLDPEAQAVMILGMLRGVAAQALLDDKVQKTKLRAEIVATIRRMLAA
- a CDS encoding class I SAM-dependent methyltransferase, with amino-acid sequence MATTRHGDGSAGDANYGRIGGGYAQYRQPEPQIAALIRRALGDAKTVLNVGAGAGSYEPRDLAVTAVEPSASMRAQRPPQWPAAVDAQAESLPFADRSFDAAMATFTVHQWADLGAGLREMRRVTRGPVVVMSCAPDELDRFWLQDYAPEAIEVEARRYPRIDEIAALLGGRVEVQPVPIPLMCSDGFGEAYYGRPERLLDAGARQACSAWSFVSDEVVQRFVTTLQRDLDSGVWDRRHGHLRRQPHFEGSLKLVVAHAEG